The Sphingomonas alpina genome has a segment encoding these proteins:
- a CDS encoding TMEM165/GDT1 family protein, giving the protein MDALMAAFVAALLAQASDRTPWLTAILSTRFARPGTIIVATAIALAAGNGVAAIGGMMIGPHMPPNARDLFLALALLSAGGSALFPIKPPDRLSGWRIGAFMTSLLGVAILAAGDRSQFITLAISARSPSPVLAAVGATIGALVINIPAILAGEAARKTLPLTAIRLTIGVLFLITGIILGLGAIRLI; this is encoded by the coding sequence ATGGATGCGCTGATGGCCGCCTTTGTCGCGGCGCTGCTGGCGCAGGCGAGCGACCGGACGCCGTGGCTGACCGCCATCCTCTCCACCCGATTCGCCAGGCCCGGCACGATCATCGTCGCCACCGCGATTGCGCTGGCCGCGGGCAACGGCGTCGCCGCGATCGGCGGAATGATGATCGGGCCGCATATGCCCCCCAATGCCCGCGACCTGTTCCTTGCGCTTGCGCTGCTCTCTGCCGGCGGGTCGGCCCTGTTCCCGATCAAGCCGCCCGACCGGCTGTCGGGCTGGCGGATCGGCGCCTTCATGACCAGCCTGCTGGGAGTCGCGATCCTCGCCGCCGGCGACCGCAGCCAGTTCATCACCCTCGCCATTTCGGCGCGCAGCCCCTCGCCGGTGCTGGCCGCGGTCGGCGCGACGATCGGCGCGCTGGTGATCAACATTCCCGCGATCCTGGCGGGCGAGGCGGCACGCAAGACGCTGCCGCTCACCGCGATCCGCCTTACGATCGGCGTGCTGTTCCTGATCACCGGCATCATCCTCGGCCTGGGTGCGATCCGGCTGATCTGA
- the rpmG gene encoding 50S ribosomal protein L33 gives MAKPTTVKIKLLSSADTGFFYVTKKNPRTKTEKLSFKKYDPVVRKHVEFKETKIK, from the coding sequence ATGGCCAAGCCGACAACCGTCAAGATCAAGCTGCTCAGCTCGGCTGACACGGGCTTCTTCTATGTCACCAAGAAGAATCCGCGTACCAAGACCGAGAAGCTCAGCTTCAAGAAGTACGATCCCGTCGTGCGCAAGCATGTCGAGTTCAAGGAAACCAAGATCAAGTGA
- a CDS encoding response regulator codes for MAKRVLVVEDNELNLKLFCDLLRAHEFLTEGVRDGREAVARAHEFAPDLIVMDIQLPHVSGFELIGQLKADDALKKIPVMAVTAYAGREDEERIRAIGADAYVSKPISLARFIDEVTALL; via the coding sequence GTGGCAAAAAGGGTGCTCGTTGTCGAGGACAATGAACTCAATCTAAAGCTGTTCTGCGACCTGCTCCGTGCGCATGAATTCCTGACAGAAGGCGTGCGCGACGGTCGTGAAGCTGTTGCGCGAGCGCATGAGTTCGCGCCCGACCTGATCGTGATGGACATTCAATTGCCGCATGTCAGCGGGTTCGAGCTGATCGGCCAGTTGAAGGCGGACGATGCGCTGAAGAAGATCCCGGTCATGGCCGTGACCGCTTATGCCGGCCGCGAGGACGAGGAGCGAATTCGCGCGATCGGCGCCGACGCCTATGTGTCGAAGCCGATTTCGCTTGCGCGCTTCATCGACGAGGTCACTGCGCTGCTGTGA
- a CDS encoding DUF3572 domain-containing protein has translation MRVPETNEDAEELALRALVWTLAEPERAIRLLDVTGLQPADLRARASEPAVLAAALGFLENHEPDLVACADGLGVPPAALVQARARLEA, from the coding sequence ATGCGCGTGCCCGAGACAAATGAAGACGCCGAGGAACTGGCCTTGCGCGCGCTGGTATGGACGCTGGCCGAGCCGGAGCGAGCGATCCGCCTGCTCGACGTGACCGGCCTGCAGCCTGCCGACCTGCGCGCGCGCGCCAGCGAGCCCGCGGTCCTGGCAGCGGCGCTCGGCTTTCTCGAAAATCACGAGCCCGATCTGGTCGCCTGTGCCGATGGTCTTGGCGTTCCGCCCGCCGCCCTGGTGCAGGCCCGTGCGAGGCTCGAAGCATGA
- a CDS encoding HAD family hydrolase, translated as MRPLLICDCDEVLLHMVRHFGVWLGETHDIDFSPNGGDFSTSMKRRDGSPAPAREEMWAMLDQFFPAEMDRQTLVPHAREALATLAQGADIVILTNLQDQCRQPRIEQLARFGIDHRVECNQGGKGGPVAQLVAEHGNPVTVFVDDLAVHHDSVARHAPQVHRLHMISEPALAPNVPKAPAAHARIDDWVQAEAWIARRFAAGQPAA; from the coding sequence ATGAGACCGCTGCTGATCTGCGACTGCGATGAAGTGCTGCTGCACATGGTGCGCCATTTCGGCGTGTGGCTCGGCGAGACGCACGATATCGACTTCAGCCCCAATGGCGGTGATTTCTCGACCTCGATGAAGCGCCGCGACGGCAGCCCCGCCCCGGCGCGTGAGGAAATGTGGGCGATGCTCGATCAGTTCTTCCCCGCCGAAATGGATCGCCAGACGCTCGTGCCGCATGCGCGCGAAGCGCTCGCGACACTGGCGCAAGGCGCGGATATCGTCATCCTGACCAATTTGCAGGACCAGTGCCGCCAGCCGCGCATCGAGCAGCTGGCGCGCTTCGGCATCGACCACCGCGTCGAATGCAATCAGGGCGGCAAGGGCGGCCCGGTCGCACAGCTTGTCGCGGAGCACGGCAATCCTGTCACCGTTTTCGTCGACGATCTTGCCGTCCATCATGACTCGGTCGCGCGCCACGCGCCGCAGGTCCACCGGCTGCACATGATCTCGGAGCCGGCGCTCGCGCCCAATGTGCCGAAGGCGCCCGCCGCACATGCGCGGATCGATGACTGGGTTCAAGCCGAGGCATGGATCGCCCGGCGCTTCGCTGCTGGGCAACCGGCGGCATGA
- a CDS encoding acyl-CoA thioesterase: protein MRDGFSFSTRLKVRYAEIDGQKIVFNSRYLEYADVAVTEYWDWTGIDALPEWHSAEFSVRHTEIDYLKPFRWGDEIEAFVRLDRLGGTSLTKKFDLCHAVTGELHCAILMVSVNVDLEQGRPVPFPSAIRTFLEKLAAS, encoded by the coding sequence ATGAGGGACGGTTTCTCTTTCTCGACCCGCCTCAAGGTCCGCTACGCCGAGATCGATGGGCAGAAGATCGTCTTCAACTCGCGCTATCTCGAATATGCCGATGTCGCGGTGACCGAATATTGGGACTGGACCGGCATCGACGCGCTGCCCGAATGGCACAGCGCCGAGTTCAGTGTACGCCATACCGAGATCGATTATCTGAAGCCATTCAGATGGGGCGACGAGATCGAGGCATTTGTCCGGCTCGACCGGCTCGGCGGCACCAGCCTGACCAAGAAGTTCGATCTATGCCATGCGGTGACGGGTGAACTGCACTGCGCGATCCTGATGGTCAGCGTGAATGTCGACCTGGAACAGGGGCGCCCGGTGCCGTTTCCGTCGGCCATCCGTACCTTTCTCGAAAAGCTCGCCGCCAGCTGA
- a CDS encoding winged helix-turn-helix transcriptional regulator, with protein MKQKLREPLRDLAECSLPAALEAMGERWSFLILRAAFNGLYHFEEFQSELGIARNILANRLARLVEHGILKRDALPEDRRKIEYRLTDKGSALLPTMIALRQWGERWETGMPATPVLVDERDMRPIAPIDVRAWDGRILTKQDLLWALPEDVVTGASEAQAAE; from the coding sequence ATGAAGCAAAAACTGCGTGAACCTCTTCGCGATCTCGCCGAATGCAGCCTTCCCGCCGCACTCGAAGCGATGGGCGAACGCTGGTCGTTCCTCATCCTGCGCGCGGCATTCAACGGCCTGTATCATTTCGAGGAATTCCAGTCTGAGCTGGGTATCGCCCGCAATATCCTCGCCAACAGGCTGGCGCGACTCGTCGAACACGGCATCCTGAAGCGCGATGCCCTACCCGAGGATCGCCGCAAGATCGAGTATCGATTGACCGACAAGGGATCGGCGCTGCTGCCGACGATGATCGCCCTCAGGCAATGGGGCGAGCGTTGGGAAACCGGCATGCCGGCAACGCCGGTGCTGGTCGACGAGCGGGACATGCGTCCGATCGCGCCGATCGACGTGCGCGCCTGGGACGGCCGCATCCTGACCAAGCAGGACTTGCTCTGGGCGCTGCCCGAGGATGTGGTGACGGGCGCCTCCGAAGCACAAGCCGCCGAATAA
- a CDS encoding CC_3452 family protein: protein MSRFVSLAIALASTTLLLPATAASAQGAGYYNATPVTAPAKPNVITNGMMWKCGDTTCTAPKGSARDSIVCELVVKRVGALTTFTANGAAFDADALAKCNSRAK, encoded by the coding sequence ATGTCCCGCTTCGTTTCACTTGCCATCGCTCTTGCTTCCACCACGCTGCTTCTGCCCGCGACGGCGGCCAGCGCACAGGGCGCAGGCTATTACAACGCGACCCCGGTAACCGCGCCGGCCAAGCCCAACGTCATCACCAATGGCATGATGTGGAAGTGCGGCGACACGACCTGCACCGCGCCCAAGGGTTCGGCGCGCGACAGCATCGTGTGCGAACTGGTCGTCAAGCGCGTCGGCGCACTCACCACCTTCACGGCCAATGGCGCGGCATTCGATGCCGATGCGTTGGCTAAATGCAACTCCCGCGCCAAATAA
- a CDS encoding RelA/SpoT family protein — translation MLRQYELIDRVLSYDPDADEALLNRAYVFSVNAHGTQKRASGDPYFSHPIEVAGILTELHLDDETIATAILHDTVEDTVATIEEITRIFGPSVARLVDGVTKLSKIEAQTENERAAENLRKFLLAMSDDIRVLLVKLADRLHNMRTLHHIANPDKRRRIAKETMDIYAPLAERIGMYEFMKEMQTLAFAQLEPEAYQSIDRRLSQLKEGGGDRIAKIGSGLKLLLSRHGVEADVSGREKHPYSIWKKMAERHISFEQLSDIMAFRAIVPSVEACYEALGVIHRRWQMVPGRFKDYISTPKRNGYRSLHTSVIHADNTRVEIQIRTEEMHEEAELGLAAHWAYKQDKVKPETQVSWIRDLIEILDTAESPEELLEHTRMAMYQDRIFAFTPKGELHQLPKGATPIDFAYAVHTDLGDQAVGAKINGRVVPLRTQIENGDQVQILRSKAQEPQANWMNFAITGKARAAIRRHLRHKEREETQALGHKIYDEIVQRLPAQIAGDALAAALKRLKLADNAALMEAIARRRITDAEVMEALMPGSAGADSMRELPPQSSAISIRGLTPGVAFDLAECCHPVPGDRIVGLRRPDKGIEVHAIDCEKLVSGDDADWVDLAWGDKTEGATGRILVEVKNEPGALGTIATIIGAQKANIVNLRLDNRDTGFHTNTIDVEVHDVQHLMRVIAALRAADAVSAVERV, via the coding sequence GTGTTGCGGCAATATGAACTTATCGATCGCGTCCTGAGCTACGATCCCGATGCCGACGAGGCATTGCTCAACCGCGCCTATGTCTTCTCGGTCAATGCGCACGGCACGCAGAAACGGGCTTCGGGCGACCCCTATTTCAGCCACCCGATCGAGGTGGCGGGCATCCTGACCGAACTCCATCTCGACGATGAGACGATCGCCACCGCGATCCTCCACGATACGGTCGAGGACACGGTCGCCACGATCGAGGAGATCACCAGGATCTTCGGCCCTTCGGTCGCGCGGCTGGTCGACGGCGTCACCAAACTGTCCAAGATCGAGGCGCAGACCGAGAATGAGCGCGCGGCAGAGAATCTGCGCAAGTTCCTGCTCGCCATGTCGGACGATATCCGCGTGTTGCTGGTCAAGCTTGCCGACAGGCTGCACAATATGCGCACGCTCCACCACATCGCCAATCCGGACAAGCGCCGCCGGATCGCGAAGGAAACGATGGATATCTATGCGCCGCTCGCCGAGCGGATCGGCATGTATGAATTCATGAAGGAGATGCAGACGCTCGCCTTCGCTCAGCTCGAACCCGAAGCCTATCAATCGATCGACCGCCGCCTTTCGCAATTGAAGGAGGGCGGCGGGGACCGCATCGCCAAGATCGGCTCGGGGCTGAAGCTGCTGCTGTCGCGCCACGGCGTCGAGGCCGATGTTTCGGGGCGCGAGAAACATCCCTATTCGATCTGGAAGAAGATGGCCGAACGGCACATCAGCTTCGAGCAGCTCTCCGACATCATGGCGTTCCGCGCGATCGTGCCGAGCGTCGAGGCCTGTTACGAGGCGCTCGGCGTGATCCATCGCCGCTGGCAAATGGTGCCGGGGCGCTTCAAGGATTATATCTCGACCCCGAAGCGCAACGGCTATCGCTCGCTCCACACCTCGGTGATCCATGCCGACAATACCCGGGTCGAGATCCAGATCCGCACCGAGGAAATGCATGAAGAGGCCGAACTCGGCCTCGCCGCGCACTGGGCGTACAAGCAGGACAAGGTGAAGCCCGAAACTCAGGTCAGCTGGATCCGCGACCTGATCGAAATCCTCGACACTGCCGAATCGCCCGAGGAGCTGCTCGAACATACCCGCATGGCGATGTACCAGGATCGCATCTTCGCCTTCACGCCAAAGGGCGAACTGCATCAGCTGCCGAAAGGCGCGACGCCGATCGACTTCGCCTATGCGGTGCACACCGATCTCGGCGACCAGGCGGTCGGCGCGAAGATCAATGGCCGGGTCGTGCCGCTGCGCACCCAGATCGAGAATGGCGATCAGGTCCAGATCCTCCGCTCCAAGGCGCAGGAGCCGCAGGCCAACTGGATGAACTTTGCCATCACCGGCAAGGCGCGCGCCGCGATCCGCCGCCATCTGCGCCACAAGGAGCGTGAGGAAACCCAGGCACTTGGTCATAAAATCTATGACGAGATCGTCCAGCGCCTGCCCGCGCAGATCGCCGGCGATGCATTGGCGGCGGCGCTCAAGCGGCTGAAGCTCGCCGATAATGCTGCCCTGATGGAAGCGATCGCACGCCGCCGCATCACCGATGCCGAGGTGATGGAGGCATTGATGCCCGGCTCGGCGGGCGCGGATTCGATGCGCGAGTTGCCGCCGCAATCGAGCGCGATCTCGATTCGCGGCCTGACCCCGGGCGTCGCGTTCGATCTGGCCGAATGCTGCCACCCGGTACCCGGCGACCGCATCGTCGGCCTGCGCCGCCCCGACAAGGGGATCGAGGTTCATGCGATCGATTGCGAGAAGCTGGTCTCGGGCGATGACGCCGACTGGGTCGATCTCGCCTGGGGGGACAAGACCGAAGGGGCGACGGGGCGTATCCTGGTCGAGGTCAAGAACGAACCCGGCGCGCTCGGCACGATCGCGACGATCATCGGCGCGCAGAAAGCCAATATCGTCAATCTGCGGCTCGATAATCGCGACACCGGCTTCCACACCAACACGATCGATGTCGAGGTGCATGACGTCCAGCATCTGATGCGTGTCATCGCGGCATTGCGCGCAGCCGATGCGGTCAGCGCGGTCGAGCGGGTTTAG
- a CDS encoding RlmE family RNA methyltransferase: protein MSKDGGGLRVRVKTARKRTPQSTRWLERQLNDPYVKRAKADGYRSRAAYKLIELDERFGFVKGKKRVVDLGIAPGGWSQVVGRQNPKAAIVGIDLLPVDPIDNVIILQMDFMADAAPARLIEELGGAPDLVLSDMAANTVGHPQTDALRTMALVEAGLAFAIETLEPGGAFIGKVFAGGADAALVAEMKRNFATVKHAKPPASRKGSSEWYVVAQGFKGRRAVEEER, encoded by the coding sequence ATGAGCAAGGACGGCGGCGGATTACGCGTCCGGGTCAAGACCGCGCGCAAGCGCACGCCGCAATCGACGCGCTGGCTCGAGCGGCAGCTCAACGACCCCTATGTCAAGCGCGCCAAGGCCGACGGCTATCGCAGCCGTGCGGCCTACAAGCTGATCGAGCTCGACGAGCGATTCGGTTTCGTGAAGGGCAAGAAGCGCGTCGTCGATCTCGGCATCGCGCCGGGCGGGTGGAGCCAGGTGGTCGGGCGGCAGAATCCCAAGGCGGCGATCGTCGGGATCGACCTGTTGCCGGTCGATCCGATCGACAATGTCATCATCCTGCAGATGGATTTCATGGCCGATGCCGCCCCGGCGCGGCTGATCGAGGAACTGGGCGGCGCGCCCGACCTGGTGCTGTCGGACATGGCGGCCAACACCGTCGGCCATCCGCAGACCGATGCGCTGCGTACCATGGCGCTGGTCGAGGCCGGCCTCGCCTTTGCGATCGAGACGCTGGAGCCCGGCGGAGCGTTCATCGGCAAGGTGTTCGCCGGCGGCGCCGATGCCGCCCTGGTCGCCGAGATGAAACGCAATTTCGCGACCGTGAAGCACGCCAAGCCGCCCGCCAGCCGCAAGGGATCGTCCGAATGGTATGTCGTGGCGCAGGGCTTCAAGGGCCGGCGTGCGGTTGAGGAAGAGCGCTAG
- a CDS encoding Ppx/GppA phosphatase family protein yields MPYRQGNPARPAPAPGKGQAAPRARWPEARHYAALDLGTNNCRLLIARPQGDGFAVVDAFSRIVRLGEGLAATGRLSDAAIDRTLSALKVCADKLKRRNVTLARSVATEACRRAENGPDFIARAYAETGIHLDIISAEEEARLAVLGCHVLIEPGDDPALIFDIGGGSTELVLVDTRPTVPTVLDWHSAPWGVVSLTEHAGNAEGTEGRLALYNRMRSLVAESFAGFASRLPRGIDRPRLLGTSGTVTTLASVHLGLSHYDRSQVDGLIVPATSMRKISADLSRMDLSERATLPCIGTERADLVVAGCAILETIMDLWPAERLGVADRGIREGILRRLMRGDKL; encoded by the coding sequence ATGCCGTACCGGCAGGGGAATCCTGCCCGTCCGGCGCCGGCCCCTGGCAAGGGTCAGGCCGCGCCGCGTGCGCGCTGGCCGGAGGCGCGGCATTATGCCGCGCTCGATCTCGGCACCAATAATTGCCGCCTGCTGATCGCTCGGCCGCAAGGCGATGGCTTTGCCGTGGTCGATGCCTTTTCGCGCATCGTGCGCCTGGGCGAAGGGCTCGCGGCGACCGGACGGCTGAGCGATGCGGCGATCGACCGCACCTTGTCGGCGCTGAAAGTGTGCGCGGACAAGCTGAAGCGCCGCAATGTCACCTTGGCGCGGTCGGTCGCGACCGAGGCGTGCCGCCGCGCGGAGAATGGTCCGGACTTCATCGCTCGCGCCTATGCCGAAACCGGCATCCATCTCGACATCATCTCGGCCGAGGAAGAGGCACGGCTCGCCGTGCTGGGCTGTCATGTGCTGATCGAGCCGGGCGACGACCCCGCGCTGATCTTCGATATCGGCGGCGGATCGACCGAGCTGGTGCTGGTCGACACTCGGCCGACCGTGCCGACCGTGCTCGACTGGCACAGCGCGCCCTGGGGCGTGGTGTCGCTGACCGAACATGCCGGGAATGCCGAGGGTACGGAGGGCCGGCTCGCGCTTTATAACCGGATGCGCAGCCTGGTCGCGGAAAGCTTTGCCGGATTCGCCAGCCGCTTGCCGCGCGGAATCGACCGGCCGCGGCTGCTCGGCACTTCTGGCACAGTGACGACGCTTGCCAGTGTGCATCTCGGCCTGTCGCATTACGACCGCTCACAGGTCGACGGGCTGATCGTACCGGCGACGTCGATGCGCAAGATCAGCGCAGATCTGTCGCGCATGGACCTGAGCGAACGCGCCACCCTGCCCTGTATCGGTACCGAGCGCGCCGACTTGGTCGTGGCGGGATGCGCGATCCTCGAGACGATCATGGACCTGTGGCCGGCCGAACGGCTCGGCGTGGCCGATCGCGGTATTCGCGAGGGCATTTTGCGCCGACTGATGCGCGGAGACAAATTGTGA
- a CDS encoding N-acetylmuramoyl-L-alanine amidase translates to MVQMKFLTIHCAATPEGRDVKAGTISQWDIAKFNQVSYHQVIELDGTAVRTLPDQTRGAHTGGHNTGNIGICYVGGVDKNNKVPKDTRTPAQRATMKRIVADYKRLYPGIVVRGHRDWPGVAKACPSFDVAGWLKAEGLA, encoded by the coding sequence ATGGTGCAGATGAAGTTTCTGACGATCCATTGTGCGGCGACACCGGAAGGCCGCGACGTGAAGGCTGGCACGATCAGCCAGTGGGATATCGCGAAGTTCAACCAGGTCAGTTATCATCAGGTGATCGAGCTGGATGGCACGGCCGTGCGGACCCTGCCCGATCAGACGCGCGGCGCGCATACCGGTGGCCATAACACCGGCAACATCGGCATTTGCTATGTCGGCGGCGTCGACAAGAACAACAAGGTCCCCAAAGACACGCGGACACCCGCGCAGCGCGCGACCATGAAACGGATCGTCGCGGACTATAAGCGGCTCTACCCCGGCATTGTCGTGCGGGGGCACCGTGACTGGCCCGGTGTCGCCAAGGCGTGCCCGTCGTTCGATGTCGCCGGGTGGCTGAAGGCGGAAGGTCTGGCGTGA
- a CDS encoding acyltransferase family protein, translated as MDEPGSTEAATIGPMTGRLYERWSLLAGARFLLASIVLLTHLKLFAATSGVVEFIGGAAFQAIAGFLLISGYSIGSSYKSRRAGFYIRRVERIYPAYIGAIGLAVAAYGWPGASVFAINLLFMNQLLTSQSFLGPAWSLSLEVWLYALTPLLALANGRLIWALALASFGAYIVYLPLITLMHLPSFSGLGYGLNLIMLSHFWLLGFIVATQPKPRRSCAIIAGLLVAGIGLACAIQFGSRFKNDRLSDFFLIDTPSFVWQACVLAFVVALLWLIAADKLPARKSSLLAWMGDISYPLYLVHVPVFVIFSGAGLASAMALTVATYAVAAGVMFVMEYPIRQMRGALRPRAIAGAQ; from the coding sequence ATGGATGAACCCGGATCGACAGAGGCGGCGACGATTGGACCGATGACTGGTCGATTGTACGAGCGATGGTCGCTGCTGGCCGGCGCTCGATTTCTGCTCGCATCGATCGTGCTGTTGACGCACCTCAAATTGTTCGCCGCCACATCGGGCGTCGTCGAGTTCATCGGAGGCGCCGCTTTCCAAGCCATCGCCGGCTTCTTGCTGATCAGCGGCTATTCGATCGGATCGTCGTACAAGAGCCGACGCGCGGGGTTCTACATCCGGCGCGTCGAGAGGATATATCCCGCCTACATCGGCGCGATCGGCCTGGCCGTCGCCGCTTACGGCTGGCCGGGCGCGAGCGTGTTCGCCATCAACCTCTTGTTTATGAACCAGCTGCTCACAAGCCAGTCGTTTCTCGGACCCGCGTGGAGCCTGTCGCTTGAAGTTTGGCTGTACGCTTTGACCCCGCTGCTCGCCTTGGCAAATGGCCGGCTGATATGGGCACTCGCCCTGGCCTCGTTCGGCGCTTACATTGTTTACCTGCCGCTGATCACGCTGATGCACCTGCCAAGCTTTTCTGGCCTTGGCTACGGGCTCAATCTGATCATGCTGTCGCATTTCTGGCTTTTGGGATTTATCGTCGCCACTCAGCCTAAACCAAGGCGCTCGTGCGCGATAATCGCCGGCCTTCTTGTTGCCGGTATTGGGCTGGCCTGCGCCATTCAATTTGGGTCGCGCTTCAAGAATGATCGGCTGTCCGACTTCTTCCTGATCGATACGCCGAGCTTCGTTTGGCAAGCGTGCGTTTTGGCCTTCGTCGTGGCATTGCTCTGGCTTATCGCGGCCGACAAGCTGCCGGCGCGCAAGTCGTCGCTTCTCGCTTGGATGGGCGATATCTCGTATCCTCTCTATCTCGTGCATGTCCCGGTGTTTGTGATCTTCAGCGGCGCCGGACTGGCCAGTGCTATGGCGCTCACGGTTGCCACATATGCCGTTGCCGCTGGCGTGATGTTCGTGATGGAGTACCCGATCAGGCAGATGCGCGGCGCGCTGCGTCCCCGCGCTATCGCTGGAGCGCAGTAG